A segment of the Dioscorea cayenensis subsp. rotundata cultivar TDr96_F1 unplaced genomic scaffold, TDr96_F1_v2_PseudoChromosome.rev07_lg8_w22 25.fasta BLBR01001040.1, whole genome shotgun sequence genome:
TATTTTGCTCATAAAGTTCGGTGCAGGTGAGCCAATTTCACACTTTCATATTAATTACcactttctatattttattaactaCGAATAATATTGGAAACTAAGAGTAAGCAAACTAAAGCCTAGAAAATTACTTAGGCTGCCTccaaagaagtgcttgttttacgtcacaaGCATGACGTACTTGTCCTTACCTCAAGATGGCTCTGATAGATTACTTGGACCATGTAGGAGAGCCTTTCCTTCATTACCTAATTTGAAAGTATTGGAGTTTGTTACCTCAATAGTGTGATCCTCTTTAAGTTCTACCTTCCTCCATACCTTCTTTGTTGATGCAGCTCTCACATTGCTCCCTCTATTGTTCCTTTGAAGTTATGGCTTTGCTAGTTGTATCTGTCCTTCCCAAAGCTACTCCTCTAGATAATTATGAGGAGGGTTCACCATGAATACATCCTGCACAAaatcatatagagaaatatCAGGCTCATttgcaaaataacattaatcATCTTGGTTTACTGAGTACTTCATAGCATCGGGAAGTTGGTACaccacttcttcatctcctACTTTCAAGGTCATCTTTCCATTTGTCCAATTAATGAGGGCCCCAGATGTATTTAGGAAAGGTCGTCCGAGAATGAGTGGggtctctacatcctcatctatgTCAAAAATTACAAAGCCTATGATGAAGACAAGTTTTTCCACAGTTACAAGCACATCTTCCACAATTCCCCACAGTCTCCTTACTGATCTATCGGCCAACTACAAGGTTATTCTTAACAACCTCAGCTCTCCCAATCCAAGCTTTATATATATGGTGTATGGCATTACGTTTATGCTAGCTCTGAAATTAGTGAGTGTGTTTTCCTCCACATCATCACCCAATAAACATGGGATCACAAAGCTTCCAGGATCTCTCAACTTCATCGATATCTTTTTATCCATGATTTTGGAACTATTCCCATTGAGAGCTACCATGTCgacctcttccaacttcctcttgtttttTAGCAAATCCTTCAAAAATGTGGCATACTtcggcatttgggacaatgcttCCACTATACGGATGTTCATATTTAGTTGCTTGAAGATTGTCATGAATTTCTTAAACTGCACCTCCTCCTTATTGGCTTTTAGTTTGGAAGGGTAAGAGAAACTTGGGTTTTGTATTCTTGAACTATGGGTCGAGCTGGTGATGACCCTTTTGGTTCTTCCTCAATTGTTTCCTTTTCCTCCTCTATGGATTCCTTTGAAGTACTATGTTTCCTGAACTATGTTTCCTGAACTATGTATTCTTGAACTATGGGCTTTGTATTCTTGaactatgtttccttttgggcCTTCTTGTAAGGTTGCCCACTCTATCGCGATACTGGGACCCTGAGTGGCCCTTGCCTAGATGGTCTTACCACTGTGGAGTGAGATAACCTTAAGTTGCTCCCTTAGGTTTGATTTAGTGTTGCTTAGGAGtcttccttgaggtctttcaGTACTAGCTCTTGCCAACTGTCAAACTTGATTTTCCTAGTTCTTGATTGATGCTTGAACATTTTGTAATGTCATACTAACCTCGTCCATTCGCACATTATTACTAGCTATTGGGACTGGTATCGGTAGTTCTGTTACTGACCCTAACTTTAGGAGAAGTTAGGATGGTTCTTCCACCCTTGGTTACAGGGTGCTACTATACAGGTTATTCTGGTTCCTCTAACCTCCTGCTATATAGTTAACATGTTCCATACGAGCTACTGTTGAGCTTACAATT
Coding sequences within it:
- the LOC120255514 gene encoding uncharacterized protein LOC120255514, whose product is MPKYATFLKDLLKNKRKLEEVDMVALNGNSSKIMDKKISMKLRDPGSFVIPCLLGDDVEENTLTNFRASINLADRSVRRLWGIVEDVLVTVEKLVFIIGFVIFDIDEDVETPLILGRPFLNTSGALINWTNGKMTLKVGDEEVVYQLPDAMKYSDVFMVNPPHNYLEE